Proteins from a single region of Runella sp. SP2:
- a CDS encoding nuclear transport factor 2 family protein yields MKKIIFVLCLSVCSWATQAQSKDETAVTNAVEALKKAMIDADKTALENLAADGLSYGHSSGKVEDKAEFVRAIVSGESDFVTIDLTEQTIKIVGNSAIVRHKLFAKTNNKGQAGTANIAILLVWQKQKGQWKLLARQAVKL; encoded by the coding sequence ATGAAAAAGATAATCTTTGTGCTTTGCCTTAGTGTTTGCTCCTGGGCGACGCAAGCGCAGTCGAAAGATGAAACAGCAGTAACCAACGCCGTAGAAGCGCTCAAAAAAGCGATGATTGACGCTGACAAAACTGCCCTCGAAAACCTTGCTGCCGACGGCCTTAGCTACGGGCATTCAAGCGGCAAAGTGGAAGACAAAGCCGAGTTTGTTCGTGCCATTGTGAGCGGAGAATCTGACTTTGTTACGATTGATTTGACCGAGCAAACCATCAAAATTGTGGGTAACAGCGCCATCGTTCGTCATAAGCTTTTTGCCAAAACCAACAACAAAGGACAAGCAGGAACCGCTAACATTGCGATTTTGCTAGTTTGGCAAAAACAAAAAGGACAGTGGAAATTGCTGGCACGCCAAGCGGTTAAGCTTTAA
- a CDS encoding carbohydrate-binding family 9-like protein: MNLANPSVTLTSQQWLTLPETQFKYATDGRTAPQPTHVKLRYDDTYLYIDFECQQNPFWKENTYRGHNTDMWNQEVFELFIAEGEAIPMRYLELEINPNNALFVGWIENPTKEAPQNLTFVPYEKAEIKHEVKAAGDTWSGKMQIPWALLGGKKDTYRFNFYRIVSLQSHANADWKCSPADCAFLCWNPTMSGTTPRFHRPDSFGTLHLK, encoded by the coding sequence ATGAATCTTGCTAATCCTTCTGTTACATTAACTTCCCAACAATGGCTGACGTTGCCCGAAACACAATTCAAATACGCTACCGACGGCCGTACAGCTCCGCAGCCTACCCACGTAAAACTTCGCTACGACGACACCTATTTGTACATTGATTTTGAATGCCAACAGAACCCTTTTTGGAAAGAAAATACCTACCGAGGACACAATACTGACATGTGGAATCAGGAAGTGTTTGAGTTGTTTATCGCCGAAGGTGAAGCCATTCCGATGCGGTATTTGGAACTAGAAATTAACCCCAATAACGCTCTTTTTGTGGGATGGATTGAAAACCCGACGAAAGAAGCCCCGCAAAATTTGACGTTTGTGCCTTACGAAAAAGCGGAAATAAAACATGAAGTGAAGGCCGCAGGCGATACGTGGTCAGGCAAAATGCAGATTCCGTGGGCGCTGTTAGGAGGAAAGAAGGACACCTATCGTTTCAATTTTTACCGCATTGTTTCGCTTCAATCTCATGCGAATGCCGACTGGAAATGTAGCCCTGCCGATTGCGCCTTTTTGTGTTGGAACCCAACTATGAGCGGTACTACGCCTAGATTCCACCGCCCTGATTCTTTTGGGACATTACATTTGAAATAA
- a CDS encoding DUF2264 domain-containing protein, with protein sequence MNRRNFLHTNAALGWGVLNWQKPSQPAAENVRLYWAKLLYKIAEPVLKNLSQHTLVKNWKVEFSPTWDNRNAKVAYLEAFGRTIVGVAPWLALPDDDTEEGTLRKKLKQYALKSIENSVNPDSPDYMLWRKEGQTLVDAAFLAQAFLKAPEALWKPLDATTQKRVIEEFTLLRRVVPPNNNWVLFAAIVEAFLWSIGENADRYRIEFGVRKIEEWYVGDGWFKDGEVFHIDYYNSFVIQPMLVDVLQTWLEVNRQAPSGNHQALQERYTRAVKRMQRHADFLERLISPEGTFPAFGRSITYRVAAFQSLTHAALIHQLPENVSPSQARCALTAVIKRMFSQEGVFDQEGWLTLGFAGHQPTIADSYSNSGSMYLTTLGFLPLGLPATDPFWSNADAEWTQKKAWSGKPFKKDGAVNY encoded by the coding sequence ATGAACCGACGAAATTTTCTCCACACCAACGCGGCCTTGGGATGGGGTGTGCTGAATTGGCAAAAGCCATCGCAACCCGCCGCCGAAAACGTGCGCTTGTACTGGGCCAAGTTACTTTACAAAATCGCCGAACCCGTCCTGAAAAATTTGAGCCAACACACGCTGGTCAAAAACTGGAAAGTGGAGTTTAGCCCTACATGGGACAACCGAAATGCCAAAGTGGCGTACTTGGAGGCTTTTGGCCGTACCATTGTGGGCGTAGCGCCTTGGTTGGCGTTGCCCGATGACGATACCGAAGAAGGTACATTGCGCAAAAAACTCAAACAATATGCCCTCAAAAGCATCGAAAACAGCGTTAACCCCGACTCACCTGACTACATGCTGTGGCGGAAAGAAGGCCAAACGCTGGTGGACGCGGCCTTTTTGGCGCAGGCGTTTCTCAAAGCGCCCGAGGCGCTCTGGAAGCCACTGGATGCTACTACTCAAAAACGGGTAATTGAAGAATTTACGCTACTGCGTCGAGTGGTTCCGCCGAACAACAATTGGGTACTTTTTGCGGCCATTGTGGAAGCTTTTCTGTGGTCAATTGGCGAAAATGCCGACCGTTACCGCATTGAGTTTGGGGTACGAAAAATAGAGGAGTGGTACGTGGGTGATGGTTGGTTCAAAGATGGTGAAGTGTTTCACATTGATTATTATAATTCGTTTGTGATACAACCTATGCTGGTGGATGTACTGCAAACGTGGCTGGAAGTCAACCGTCAAGCGCCATCGGGCAATCACCAAGCCCTGCAAGAACGCTACACGCGAGCCGTAAAACGAATGCAGCGCCATGCCGATTTTTTGGAACGTTTAATCTCCCCCGAAGGTACATTTCCTGCCTTTGGCCGTAGTATTACGTACCGCGTAGCTGCATTTCAGTCGTTGACGCACGCCGCGTTGATTCATCAGCTACCCGAAAACGTCAGTCCGTCGCAGGCGCGTTGTGCCTTGACGGCCGTCATCAAGCGAATGTTTTCGCAAGAAGGGGTATTTGACCAAGAAGGCTGGCTGACGCTGGGCTTTGCGGGACATCAACCCACAATTGCTGATTCTTACTCAAACTCAGGAAGTATGTATCTGACAACATTAGGGTTTTTACCCCTCGGCTTGCCTGCTACCGACCCGTTTTGGAGTAATGCAGATGCCGAATGGACGCAAAAGAAGGCGTGGTCGGGCAAACCTTTTAAAAAAGACGGAGCCGTTAATTATTAG
- a CDS encoding type II toxin-antitoxin system RelE/ParE family toxin, which produces MAFQIIYSPNSQEDIREILVYLLDKWGFEASHNFSEFLIDTVDMLVQQPYAGRKHELLSSVREFRVKPHYLVYYSVLEEQQIIHVLNIVDSRRKR; this is translated from the coding sequence ATGGCTTTCCAAATAATTTATTCGCCAAATTCCCAAGAAGATATTAGGGAAATATTGGTATATCTGTTAGATAAATGGGGTTTTGAAGCTTCTCACAACTTTTCAGAATTTCTAATTGATACCGTTGATATGCTTGTACAGCAGCCTTATGCTGGTCGAAAACATGAACTTTTAAGCTCCGTTCGTGAGTTTAGAGTCAAACCCCACTACTTAGTTTATTACAGCGTTTTGGAAGAACAACAAATTATTCATGTGCTGAACATTGTTGATTCAAGGCGCAAACGCTAA
- a CDS encoding lactonase family protein: MKRSNFLLVGLLAMFNVCAWGQNADKYLFIGTYTTKTSEGIYVYKFNTETGDFSPVSIAKGVKNPSFLAISPDKRFVYSVAEVNGGAVNSYSFDKNTGALTFINTQSAGGNGPCHVATDKTGKWVMVGNYGGGSLSILPVQADGSLGVATQTIQHEGKSVNEARQEKAHVHSINVAPNNVDVFVPDLGMDKIMTYTLDTKAGRLTPGNPAFTAATPGAGPRHFTFHPNGKWAYVINELDATMTRFEYKKGKLTPVQTVTTLPSGYTGRMWCADIHVSPDGKFLYGSNRAQESLVIYSIAPKTGELTYVGNQDVLGKTPRNFMIDPTGKWVLVANQDTDNVVIFSRDAKTGKLTPTGKEIKVSMPVCLKVLE; encoded by the coding sequence ATGAAACGAAGCAATTTCTTACTGGTCGGCCTGCTGGCAATGTTCAATGTTTGTGCGTGGGGACAAAACGCCGATAAGTACCTCTTTATTGGTACCTACACAACCAAAACCAGCGAAGGTATTTATGTCTATAAATTCAATACCGAAACGGGCGATTTTAGCCCAGTAAGCATTGCCAAAGGGGTTAAAAACCCTTCTTTTTTGGCTATTTCACCCGATAAACGTTTTGTGTATTCGGTTGCGGAAGTCAATGGCGGAGCGGTTAATTCGTACTCATTCGATAAAAATACAGGAGCATTGACGTTCATCAATACCCAATCGGCGGGAGGAAATGGCCCCTGTCACGTGGCGACTGACAAAACAGGAAAGTGGGTGATGGTGGGAAACTACGGCGGTGGTAGTTTGAGTATATTACCCGTGCAGGCCGACGGCTCGTTGGGAGTGGCTACCCAAACTATTCAGCACGAAGGCAAAAGCGTGAATGAGGCACGTCAAGAGAAAGCACATGTCCATTCTATTAATGTTGCGCCTAACAACGTCGATGTATTTGTGCCTGATTTGGGCATGGACAAAATTATGACTTATACCCTTGATACCAAAGCAGGACGCCTTACCCCTGGCAATCCTGCATTTACGGCGGCTACCCCTGGGGCTGGGCCGCGTCACTTTACGTTTCATCCCAACGGAAAATGGGCATACGTTATCAACGAACTGGACGCAACGATGACGCGTTTTGAGTACAAAAAAGGGAAATTAACCCCCGTACAAACGGTGACGACGCTCCCCAGTGGCTACACGGGGCGTATGTGGTGCGCCGATATCCACGTTTCGCCCGATGGGAAGTTTTTGTACGGCTCTAACCGCGCCCAAGAGAGCTTGGTCATTTATAGCATCGCCCCCAAAACGGGCGAACTTACCTACGTAGGAAACCAAGATGTGCTCGGAAAAACACCCCGCAATTTTATGATTGATCCTACAGGGAAATGGGTGCTTGTGGCAAATCAAGACACAGACAACGTCGTGATTTTTAGTCGAGATGCCAAAACGGGCAAATTGACGCCCACTGGCAAAGAAATCAAGGTCTCGATGCCTGTGTGTTTGAAAGTGTTGGAGTGA
- a CDS encoding MGH1-like glycoside hydrolase domain-containing protein, producing MSTKKNKTPLALYPLQICPLPLASCPLLFAFCLLFLQGFAQKATVLTTDALKKDVAYFNSIDEEAVKNYITNEQSFEWLSKNVPLFDCPDSVIRTVYNYRWWSFRKHLKQTPDGFIFTEFITKVNHAGKHNAISSALGHHIYEGRWLHNPQYLNDYISFWLYVDPKHSVQRFHAFSSWVDDAVYGRYLVNLDKAFLQKTLLDLEADYRKWETEKMLPTQLFWQFDVRDAMEESISGSRKEKNIRPTINSYMYGNAVALSRMAAIVGNDTLRQKYEQKAETLKRLVHENLWDESASFFKVKHENGHLDQAREAIGFIPWYFNLPDDAPNYARQWEQLTDTTGFRAPWGLTTAERRHPLFRTHGSGHGCEWDGPVWPFATTQTLRGLSNLLNNYKNHGSMTPQVFYDELHRYARSHQMNGKLYLGEYQDEKNGRWLKGDDPRSKFYNHSGYADLIISDLVGLKPRADDILEIRPLVPQNQWDWFCLDKVLYHGKSVTVLWDKTGKHYQKGKGLRVFVDGKEVGRAKKLQPMKLKLGR from the coding sequence ATGTCCACGAAAAAAAATAAAACACCCCTTGCCCTTTATCCCTTGCAAATTTGCCCCTTGCCCCTTGCCTCTTGCCCTTTGCTCTTCGCCTTTTGCCTCTTGTTCCTTCAAGGCTTCGCTCAAAAGGCAACAGTTTTAACCACCGACGCACTCAAAAAAGACGTTGCTTATTTTAATTCCATCGACGAGGAAGCCGTAAAGAATTACATTACCAACGAACAATCATTTGAATGGCTTTCTAAAAACGTTCCATTGTTTGATTGCCCCGATTCTGTCATTCGGACGGTCTATAACTACCGTTGGTGGTCGTTTCGAAAGCACCTCAAACAAACGCCTGATGGCTTTATTTTTACCGAATTTATCACCAAAGTCAACCACGCGGGTAAGCACAACGCCATTAGCAGCGCCTTGGGTCACCACATTTACGAAGGGCGATGGCTGCACAATCCGCAGTACCTCAATGATTACATTTCGTTTTGGCTGTACGTTGACCCTAAACATAGCGTTCAACGTTTTCATGCCTTTAGTAGCTGGGTGGACGATGCGGTATATGGGCGATATTTGGTAAATTTAGATAAAGCTTTTTTACAAAAGACATTGCTCGACTTAGAAGCCGATTACCGAAAATGGGAAACGGAGAAAATGCTCCCAACGCAGCTTTTTTGGCAGTTTGACGTCCGCGATGCCATGGAAGAGTCGATAAGTGGTTCGCGAAAAGAAAAAAATATCCGTCCGACTATCAACAGCTACATGTACGGAAATGCTGTTGCATTATCGCGCATGGCGGCGATTGTGGGCAATGATACCCTACGCCAGAAATACGAGCAAAAAGCCGAAACGCTCAAACGCCTCGTTCACGAAAACTTGTGGGATGAATCAGCCTCATTTTTTAAAGTAAAACACGAAAACGGCCACCTCGACCAAGCCCGCGAGGCCATTGGTTTTATCCCGTGGTACTTCAACCTGCCCGACGATGCCCCAAACTACGCCAGACAATGGGAACAACTTACCGATACGACGGGGTTTCGGGCTCCTTGGGGATTGACGACCGCCGAGCGCCGACACCCGTTGTTTCGGACGCACGGTTCGGGGCATGGCTGCGAGTGGGACGGCCCCGTGTGGCCTTTTGCCACCACACAAACGCTACGAGGGCTCTCAAATCTGCTTAACAACTACAAAAACCACGGGAGCATGACGCCGCAGGTATTCTACGACGAGCTTCACCGTTATGCACGTTCGCACCAGATGAATGGCAAGTTATACCTCGGAGAATACCAAGACGAGAAAAATGGTCGATGGCTCAAAGGCGATGATCCCCGCAGTAAGTTTTATAACCACTCGGGTTATGCCGATTTGATTATCAGCGACTTGGTAGGGCTCAAACCCCGTGCGGATGATATTTTAGAGATTCGTCCGTTAGTTCCTCAAAATCAGTGGGATTGGTTTTGTTTGGACAAAGTTTTGTACCACGGAAAAAGCGTAACCGTGCTTTGGGATAAAACGGGAAAACACTATCAAAAAGGCAAAGGTTTGCGTGTATTTGTGGACGGTAAAGAAGTAGGACGAGCCAAAAAACTGCAACCGATGAAGCTGAAATTAGGGCGGTAG